The Limnochordia bacterium genome has a window encoding:
- a CDS encoding extracellular solute-binding protein, with product MSLERICDSLAVKATLITFLTLSLFAGILYTVGEAKTTIELWTVQHLWYKRMEEAIEQFMLEYPDIEIDIVYVPGSWGELHEKLMLAAATDGLPTIAWSHTEKNIHLEDKDLLAPIPWDRLPYGVEDFMNYEQMYNYNGEYYRFPWGMLNGVLYYNRFLLDQSGVSEYDLPTSFEEMTRLARKLTQMDASGDVTQYGFANGPIWQWFDVFYQHGEYLFKEDGTPNLASPAGINSMEVLFDLLEAGGRRQGVQNAGFRDGNVVMQYEWAWMAAQIREHRPDLDFGIAVPPTISGSLTPAFGRMNCEEGFCVFKQASPEEQEAAWKLLAYLLDDDDFLLDLSKTGIGLTPKYELWSDPVVKDDPALWVQAQTLPYSVYQADVQFVVDILGGLMGQAERGEISPQQALMTADVELAAELARSKRRINERNYVFED from the coding sequence ATGAGCTTGGAGCGCATCTGCGATTCATTAGCAGTTAAAGCGACATTGATCACGTTCCTCACATTGTCATTATTTGCGGGAATTCTTTACACGGTTGGAGAAGCCAAGACAACGATCGAGTTATGGACGGTTCAGCATCTTTGGTATAAGAGAATGGAAGAGGCGATTGAGCAATTTATGCTCGAGTACCCAGATATCGAGATTGACATTGTCTACGTGCCTGGTTCCTGGGGTGAATTACATGAAAAGCTCATGTTGGCCGCAGCCACAGACGGTTTACCAACAATTGCTTGGTCACATACTGAGAAAAATATTCACCTTGAGGACAAGGATTTGCTCGCTCCAATTCCCTGGGATAGATTACCCTATGGTGTAGAAGACTTCATGAACTACGAGCAGATGTACAACTATAATGGAGAGTACTATCGGTTTCCGTGGGGAATGCTCAATGGTGTTCTATACTACAACCGGTTCTTGCTAGACCAATCTGGGGTATCAGAGTATGATTTGCCCACTTCGTTTGAGGAGATGACGAGGTTAGCCCGTAAATTGACACAGATGGATGCCAGCGGGGATGTTACTCAATACGGGTTCGCCAACGGACCAATTTGGCAATGGTTTGACGTGTTTTACCAACATGGTGAATATTTGTTCAAGGAGGATGGAACGCCGAACCTTGCTTCGCCGGCTGGAATCAATAGTATGGAGGTATTGTTTGATTTACTAGAAGCCGGCGGGCGTCGACAGGGGGTCCAGAACGCAGGATTTAGGGACGGCAATGTAGTTATGCAATATGAGTGGGCCTGGATGGCTGCACAGATCAGAGAGCATCGGCCCGATTTGGATTTTGGAATTGCAGTTCCGCCCACTATTAGCGGTTCTTTGACTCCTGCTTTTGGCCGTATGAACTGTGAAGAAGGCTTTTGCGTGTTTAAGCAGGCTTCCCCTGAAGAACAAGAGGCCGCGTGGAAGCTGCTCGCGTACCTACTGGATGATGACGATTTCCTTTTAGATTTGTCGAAGACCGGGATTGGCCTCACACCGAAATATGAACTGTGGTCGGACCCTGTAGTAAAAGATGATCCGGCACTATGGGTTCAAGCCCAGACCTTACCATATTCCGTTTACCAGGCAGACGTTCAGTTTGTAGTAGACATATTAGGTGGTTTGATGGGTCAGGCCGAAAGAGGCGAGATTTCGCCCCAACAGGCTCTTATGACAGCCGATGTGGAACTTGCTGCTGAACTTGCAAGAAGTAAACGACGGATCAATGAACGGAATTACGTTTTTGAAGACTAA